One Dysidea avara chromosome 7, odDysAvar1.4, whole genome shotgun sequence genomic region harbors:
- the LOC136259570 gene encoding coiled-coil domain-containing protein 122-like, with product METESEKEFRIPLISTSELEARSVSCHSQEESDEDTSLPALTNELLQAQHSQCTEIAEGQEKLSLLKDKIQEEGQKHIKITADIHAVAKQVCLAQDKAASTETKCCTLKNDIFSLVKENSLLQMKLFDGQLQLESNQRLYVKYHQKMQDHIQKVTNAEQSHELYGKITLLEGQISEAIDEKLAKSSNVEEHVTDEVKQLREKICVLEAAKDSQAMEQVELHDQELVNRKIIQQLQQDIELLKKRKQAQLTRMHRQVQSLRHCAEKNRRLQSEIKQLKMKMDQEH from the exons ATGGAAACCGAGAGTGAAAAAGAATTCAGGATTCCATTGATATCGACTAGCGAATTGGAAGCGAGGTCTGTTTCTTGTCACAGTCAGGAGGAAAGTGATGAAGACACCAGTTTACCAGCCCTCACTAACGAGCTACTTCAGGCCCAACACTCCCAGTGTACAGAAATTGCTGAAGGACAAGAAAAGTTGTCTTTATTAAAA GATAAAATACAAGAAG AGGGACAGAAACATATCAAGATCACTGCAGACATACATGCTGTAGCCAAGCAGGTGTGTTTAGCACAAGATAAGGCTGCCAGCACTGAGACCAAGTGCTGCACGTTAAAGAATG ACATATTCAGTTTAGTAAAAGAGAACAGTTTATTGCAAATGAAATTATTTGATGGTCAACTTCAGTTAGAATCTAATCAAAG attatatgttaAGTATCATCAGAAAATGCAGGACCATATTCAGAAGGTCACAAATGCCGAACAATCTCATGAgttgtatgggaaaattactCTACTAGAAGGACAAATTTCTGAAGCCATCGATGAAA AGTTAGCAAAGTCATCTAACGTTGAGGAACACGTTACTGATGAAGTGAAGCAGTTGCGAGAGAAAATTTGTGTTTTGGAGGCTGCCAAGGATAGTCAAGCAATGGAACAAGTAGAGCTTCATGATCAAGAACTTGTCAACAGAAAAATAATCCAACAACTTCAGCAGGATATTGAACTACTGAAG AAAAGGAAGCAAGCACAGCTGACAAGAATGCACAGACAAGTGCAATCTCTCA